A section of the Macadamia integrifolia cultivar HAES 741 chromosome 9, SCU_Mint_v3, whole genome shotgun sequence genome encodes:
- the LOC122088106 gene encoding phosphatidylinositol transfer protein 3-like, whose amino-acid sequence MSEVLKKSASNGNEELSTSNEKQEKINEVRRLVGTLPDKLSIFCSDASISRYLRARNWNIKKATKMLKETLKWRSEYKPEEIRWEEIAHEAETGKIYRSNYVDKYGRSVLVMRPGCQNTKSTKGQIRYLVYCMENAILNLPPEQEQMVWLIDYMGFNMSSISVKVAVETAHVLQEHYPERLGLAILYNPPKIFESFYKVVKPFLEPKTAKKVKFVYSDDLNTKKTMEDLFDMDKLEVAFGGNNQMGFKIDDYAERMREDDKRMPTFWTKENSTVNPQPSLANSTPFGPVDLESDSNDSGDKNSFSQEVDSGECRPEDSSLAAAGSSSGT is encoded by the exons AATGGCAATGAAGAACTGTCAACATCTAATGAGAAGCAGGAAAAG ATTAATGAGGTGAGGAGGTTGGTAGGGACATTGCCAGATAAGTTGTCTATATTCTGTTCTGATGCATCAATTTCAAGATATTTGAGGGCACGAAACTGGAATATTAAAAAAGCAACTAAAATGCTGAAGGAGACATTGAAATGGAGGTCCGAATACAAGCCTGAAGAAATTCGCTGG GAAGAGATTGCTCATGAAGCTGAGACTGGTAAAATATACAGATCAAATTATGTCGACAAGTATGGGAGAAGTGTTCTTGTCATGCGACCCGGTTGTCAG AACACAAAATCAACAAAAGGACAAATTAGGTATTTGGTATATTGCATGGAGAACGCGATTTTAAATCTGCCACCTGAACAGGAACAGATGGTCTGGCTCATTGATTACATGGGCTTCAATATGTCAAGTATTTCTGTGAAGGTAGCTGTGGAAACAGCCCATGTTTTACAAGAGCATTACCCAGAAAGGCTAGGTCTGGCTATCCTGTACAACCCACCCAAGATCTTTGAATCCTTTTATAAG GTGGTGAAACCCTTTCTAGAGCCCAAGACTGCCAAGAAAGTAAAGTTTGTTTACTCAGATGACCTTAACACCAAGAAGACTATGGAGGACCTCTTTGACATGGACAAGCTGGAGGTGGCATTTGGAGGAAATAATCAGATGGGTTTTAAAATTGATGATTATGCTGAAAGGATGCGAGAAGATGACAAGAGAATGCCCACATTTTGGACTAAAGAGAATTCTACTGTCAACCCACAACCTTCCCTGGCAAATTCCACTCCTTTTGGTCCAGTTGACTTGGAATCAGATTCCAATGACTCTGGAGATAAGAACTCATTCTCTCAAGAAGTCGATTCAGGAGAATGCAGGCCTGAAGATAGTTCACTAGCGGCCGCTGGTAGTAGCAGTGGTACTTGA